The following DNA comes from Ornithobacterium rhinotracheale DSM 15997.
ATATACATCATACGCAGGTTTATCTAGCACAAAATCGGTTTTTTCCACACAATTCAAATACTCCCCAATCCCAGCATACCCTGGCACAGAATAAGCGGGGTAATTACCACCATGATGAAATCCTGTTCCATCGATTTTGATACCCCCAATCGTGCCTGGCGTAAATTTCAAAGTGCTACTAATCCAGCGGCTTAGCGATTTTAAATTTCGGTATTTTTCCTCTGGCGTATCTGCCCACAGTGCAGCCGTCAATCTTGGCGTGAGAAGCGTGTTCCAAGAATCACAAAGCTCATCTCGTTTAGCCTCTACAAGGGCTCGCGTTTCTGCCAATCCGCTCCAGAAAACCAAGGCTTTGCGTGCTTCGTTCCATAAGTTTTCTTGTTTTAGCACCTCTTCCATTCGCCAAAGGGCACCAAACATTTCTTTGATATCATACCCATAATGGTGATTGGTTCCCATGCCGCTCTCGTAGGCAAATCCTTGATTTAGCATGTATTTCACTCCTTTGATGAAATCATTTTTAAACTTAGGATTTTTGGTATTGATATAGGCTCGAGAGTTTAAATCTAAATAATCATTGATTTCGATAAAGCTTACATCTTCGCCTTTGCGCACATTGTTTTTTTGCATTAGAGGGGCACCTTTTGTCCCGTCGGGCGAAATGTGTAAAATTTGGTCTAATTCCAAGAGTCTTGCACTTTCTTTTTCAGAAAGATTTTTCTCAGAATACATCTTTTTCACGCGTTTTTCTACTTGCGCAATTTGTGCTTTTTGCGCTGGCGAAATCTGAGCTGGAATGGCTAAATCATATGGCGTTTGCTCCCATTTGTGCAACAATCCCCAATGCCAAATATCTCGCTTGAGATGTCTATTATTTTCTGGGATTTGCGCATCGGGTGTGGCTTGGCGATCTACATAATTTTCAAAACTTACACGATCGATGAAAATATGGGAATTTGATACATTTTTAGGCGAAATCACATTCATTGCCACAATTGGCTTTTCGGTTGTTTTGCCACCATCGGGTGTCCACATATCTGAATACGAAATCCATGCAGCACGCCAACCCGTAAAATTTAGATTAAAATCAAATGTATATTGCACTTGACCTTGCGCATCTACAAAATTAAAAACCAAAGGTGTCTTTTGTGGTTTTTCGTTAAATACCCAAAGCTTAACACCTGCTCTTTTCTTGAAATTTTTGACGCTTTTGGCTATATCTGGGCTAGCGAAAACCAAAGTGGATTGTGGAGCTACCCACTGCCATAAGAGTGATTGTTTTCCGTCTTTGTAATATTTATCACTCAACGAAATCGTTGATTTTTTGCCAGAAATTTTCACCTCTTGTGGTAAGGTATTTCCTTCAAAACTTTGCGCTCCTGCTTGCCCAAAGATCAGTGCAGAAAATGCTAAAAAACTATATTTATTCATATTCTATTTTTTTCTATGCATAAGAAACAAAGATATAAATTTAATCAATGCACAGACTATGCTTTGTGTCATATTTACAAACAAAAAAGACAGCTTTTTCAAGCTGTCTTTCCTTTATTTAATGTTTAAATTATTCTACAATAACGCCTACTTCTGCGGCACCTAATCTCTGCTTACCGTCGAGTGTTTGCAATGCTTTTAATTTTAAAAATCTCGTTTTTAAGGCATTTTTAAACACAATGTTCTGCGTAATTGGATTGTTTTCAATATTATCAAACTCGCCTTGGGCTACTGGTGTCCAGTTTTTGCCATCGGTGCTTGTTTCAACTTCGTATTTTTTAACAATGCCGAGCACACCGCTACCCGTAGGTGGAGTGTAAATCAGCTCTTTCACATTCTGTAGATTACCCAAATCGAGCACAATTCCTGGGACTTCTGCCACAGGACTTGCCCACCAGCTTTGTTCATTATCATCTACCATGCGTTGCATTCTGTCTTGCTCTTTTGGACTAATGATTTTGAAATCTTTTTTTGCAAAAGAGAATCTTCGATTGATGATATCACTTGATTTTTTGGTTTTAGCATCTACCGATTTAGCCAAAACAATTCCTTGTTTTAATTGAAATGGTGATTGATATAATTTAGCATTTTTATCAAAATCGGAATTTGATATATTTTGATTTTCTGGCAATACTAAATAATAAATATCCACGCCTAAATCATCGGCAGAGAGCGTAACTTCGCCATTTCTATTGCGATCAATGTGAGGCGTTGTCAATAAAGTTGGAGCATTGTACAATTGAACGGTGGAAATCACGGGTGTTGCTAGCGAACTCTCGATATTGAAACGCAAAGCAGTTGCCGTAACGGGTCTAAAACGCAAAATTCTCTTATATCCAATGGTGGTTCCTTCTCCTATCTTTTGCCACTTTCCATCAATCTGGGCTTCTATGCTGAAGGCTTCAACTCTTTGTCCTAAGCGTATATTTTCTTGGGCTAAAAATCGGTTGAAGGTCTGTGGCTCTTTAAATTTAAAGATAACAAATCCCGTTTTCTTATTATCGTCAAGTGCCCAATAGGTGTCCAAATCATCATCTAATAGATTTTTGGGCGAAAAAGCTTTGTTGTTATTTCTAATGTTTGAAACCTCAATTTTCACCGATTTTAAAACTGGATGAGCAAAATCTTCTTTTAATTTTTCGCCTAAACGCATTAATTGCTTTTCATCGTTTTCGTGGATAAGCCCGCGTGTATCAATCGGAATATTGAGCAATAAATTGGCATTTCTACCTACTGATTTGTAATAAATGTCTAAAAGATGGGGCAAAGTCTTCACTTGATTGTCTTGGTTTTTATGATAATACCAGCCTGGTCTTGTGGAAACATCTGCTTCGGCAGGCGACCAATCTTTTCCTCCTTTTATCCCATTGACTAGGAATCTTCTATTGTCTTTCCCAGGAATAATGCTATCTCTATCAAGCGTACTCCAATTGGTTACGGCTGCAATTCCTTTTTCGTTTCCTACCCATCTTGCATCTACGGCATCTCCCCAAATAATAGCTTTAGGCTGATGTTTACGCACGATTTCGGTTACCTTGTCCCACTCATAATAAGTTTTACTATCGATTTTACGAGTTTCGCGTGCGCCACCATAGTAGCCATCTCCGCCATTGGCTCCATCGAACCAAACTTCGTAAATATTTCCATAATTCGTCATCAATTCCTTTAATTGATTATGAAAATATTCCACATATTCTGCGGTGGCATATCCTGGGTGATTTCTATCCCAAGGCGATAGATATACTCCGAATTTCAGTCCATATTTTTTGCACGCATCGGCTACTTCTTTCACGATATCTCCTTTTCCATTTTTGTACGGAGAGTTTTTGATTGAATGCTCGGTGTATGCCGATGGCCAAAGGCAGAATCCATCGTGGTGCTTGGCCGTGAGAATAATCCCCTTCATGCCAGCATCTTTCACAATGCGAGCCCACTGTTCTGCGTCAAATTCTGTGGGGTTAAACTTTTTAGGATCTTCATCGCCATAGCCCCATTCGCGATCGGTAAAGGTATTCATGTTGAAATGTGCAAAAGCATAATATTCCAACTGATTCCATTTTACTTGCAAATCGGTAGGCGTAGCACCATACGGTGCAGGTGCACCTGCAATTTGATTAATTTTATTAGGCGTGGCACATGCTAAAAACAAAGCACTTGCCACACCTAAAATCATGTTTTTTTTGTTCATTTTTTAGCCTTAAAACTAAATTTTTACTTTAACCACTAGTTTTCTCACAGTTCCTTCCCCTATCACTGGAGCATGCGCATCTTCTGGATAAAAAATCACAAAATCATTAGGCTGCAATTCAAAATATGAAGTGGCAGCATCGTTGTACAATCCACAATCTTTTTCTTCTAAATAAGCTTGTTTTTCGTCGGTGCACTCGTCTAAATCTTTCCAACCGATGATTTCTTTCCCTTCCAAAACGATTTGGATATCAATATACTTCTTGTGATATTCCAAAACTTGCTCTTCTTTTTTCTTCAAAGTTGAATTGGAGTTTGCGATGAATAAATTGTCATCGTCTAAATAAATTTTGCCCAATTCGGCATTTAATAAATCATGAGATTTAATGTAATCAAAGGCTTTTTTAAAAGCTGGGTGCAGATTCTCGTATCTGCTGCTGTTTTTTAAGTTAGATAAAATCATAATTAAATATTTATTTTTTAAGTTTTCTGGTTTTCCAAGTAAGACCTGTAAAGTCTTTGTTATTTTTAGTAAAAAGGCTAAAGAATAGTGCCAATCCAATGCTTGCAACCAATCCAATTAAGCCATATAATAGGAATGAAATTGGGGTATGATCTTTCACAAGATAAAGAATGAACACACCGCAAATAACGCCCAATAGTGCCGATTTTCCGTTTACGCGTGGGAAGAAAATTCCAAGGATAAACAAGGCTCCCAATCCGCTAGTGAGCAATCCCAAAAATGTATTGAACTGATCCCAAAGCGAAGCAATATTCCATGTAGCTAAAACGAGTGCCATTGCCATTCCCAATAATCCGATCAATATGCCCGAAAACTGCGCGGCTTTCATTTGTTTTTTAAGCTCAATGTTTGGGAAAATGATTTTGTAAAAATCATTGACAAGCACTGCCGATGCCGAGTTGATATTAGATGAAAGTGTGCTCATCGCTGCGGCAAAAATGGCTGCGATTAATAAACCTGCAAAGCCGATTGGCATTTCGGAAACGATAAATTGCGGAAATACCGAATCTACATTTGGATTTGTGATTGAAAAATCCGCTGGATTTGATTTATAAAAGGCAAAAAGACCTGTTCCTAAAAGGAAGAAAAGTACACTCACAGGCACGCTGATGATACCATTTAGCCAAATACTTTTAGCGGTAGATTTCTCATCTTTTGTCGTCATATAACGCTGTACCACCGATTGATCGCTGGTATAAGAAATCATCGTATTGGCAAATCCGCCCAAAAGCACTACCCAAAATACGGGCTCTGAGAAATTAAAATCAAAATCAAAGGTTTTCATTTTGTGGTATTCTATCGTGGTTTCCCAGAATCCTGATAGCCCCCCTTCTACGCCCATTAGCATAAAAACTAAAGCGGCAAAAGCTCCTACAATGAGTATAAATCCTTGAATCACATCGCCCCAAACCACTGCTTCCATTCCACCACTGGTAGAATAAATAATGGTTACAATACTCATGATCAAAATGGAATAATACACGCTGAACCCCGTAACGGCATTTAAGGCTAAAGAGGGCAAGAATAACACAATGGCAATTCGGCTGACCATAAAAAATAGGAATAAAGTCGCCGCTACCCAACGCGTTAATCGATTGAATCTGGCTTCTAGATATTGGTATGCCGTGTCAAAATTAAAGCGTAAAAAGAAGGGCAAAAAGTATTTTATAATAAATGGTGCCGCCAAAATAATCGACATATTGAACATAAACATACGCCAATCCGAGGCATAGGTTTTGGCAGGTATGGAAATAAATGTAATTGCACTTAATGTGGTGGCAAAAATACTAATCCCCGCTGCCCACCAAGGAATCCTTCCACTGGCTTTGAAATAGTCATCGGTATTATTATTGTTTTTCATAAAGAAAAATCCGAGCAATAACATTCCCCCGAAATATAAAATCAGTACCGCATAATTTATCCAACCAAAATTGCTTTTATCCTGAAATTCGTAATGCATAATGTAAGGCGATCGAACGCCTGCACGCTCCTCGCCCCCCATAACATAAAGCGATTGCTTATCTGAGACTGTGCCAGTTACTGCGGTAGGATTTTTCAAATCTTGCTTCATCGCAAACCAAGCATCGGTTATGGTATTATACACCAAAACTTTATTATTAAATCCTTTATGATTTTGCCACAAAGAATCTCTGAGTGCCGTATTTTCCTGCTGAATGGCTTTTTCTACTTGATGAAATGTGTCGCCATGATCACCGCCCACAATCACAATGCTTGATGCTCCCACAGCTCCTGCCGATGCCACTGCTAGAGGAAAATCTTTTTGTTCAATCTGGATATTTTGTTTTTTAACCCATTGATTTTTATTATAATTATAGACCTCAGCATAAAAAGTTGTAAGCTCTCCTTTCGGCTGATTTCTTCCGCCCAAGGCAAACAAAGAAATGCCACTTCCGTCTTGCTGTGCTACCAGAGCTGCCCCAGAAACTGGCAATGGATAATCTGATAATTTACTCCAATCGGAGTTTTTTAAATATAAATCCAATTGCAAAAATTGCTGAGAGGAACTGCCATTTTCCAACTGCCCACCCAAAACATAAATTTTGCCTTTTAACTCACAAGCCGCCGCCGCTCTCACAGGAACAGGCAACGAAGGAAAATCTTTGATTTGAATATTTCCGCTGTCGTATTTAATTAAATATACCTTATCGGTGTATCCATTATTCGTTTGCCCGCCTATGATGAGTAATCCTTCGGGCAAACTCACATAAGCGGGTTCTGCCACGGCTTCGGGTAAATTGTCTCCTTGATATACTAGCTCAAACTTTTGGTTTTTATTTTGTTTAAAAACAAAAACCTCTTTAGATAAATATTTTTTTCCGTTTTGCCATGGCTTACCCTCTGGAAACGACGAACCGCCTGCCACGATAAAATAATCGCCTACTTTTCCAAAGGCACTTCCTGCCAAGCCCTCGTCAAAATATTTATTTTTTAATTCACTAAAATTATAAACTTCTGCTGTCTCAATTTTATTTTGAGCCACAAGCCCAAAAATCATAAACAGAGAAAAACACAGTGCTAAAATGTACCTCAAATGCCTCATGTAAAAAACGTGTTTTTAATCTGTTTTTAAAATTTCATCGCAAAGCAGACTTCCGTAAATCATCATGCGCGGAATGTGAAATGGCCCTTTGAACAAATTTCCTTTGGCGGGCTGTGCTACGCTACCATCTCGGTGCAAATAGCCATACCATTCGCCATGTTTTTCATCTGGAAAATGCTTGTATGTCCACTCGGAAATTAATTGATGTTTTTCTAAATATTTTTTGTCTTTGGTGGCTAAATAAGCGTAAAGATTTGCGATAATTGCCTCGGTTTGAGGCCACCAGAATTTCATATCTTGGGCATAATCTTGACATGGCAAATTCTTGCAATCTCTAAAATTAATGATTCCGCCATATTCTTTGTCCCAGCCCCAGTCCCAACTCCAGTCGAGAATTTTTAATCCTAAATCAGTCAGTTTTTTATCCCAATTTCGGTTTTTGGCTTCTTCGAGAATAAACCAAGCTGTTTCGATACAATGCCCTGGATTGATTAATCTTCCCGCATTGGTATCAATAAATTCGCCGTTTTCGCCCACTACCTCGAGCAAAGCCTTAAATTCTGGTTTTAAGAAATCTCGCTCCAAAATTTCGATAGAATCATCAATTTGCTGATTCAGTGCATCATCTTGAATCGCTAAACGAATACGAGATGCGGTATTAATGAGAATCATGATAATTGAGTGCCCTTTCATAGGCAAAGTATCGGTGTATTTAGGCTCGAGAATGCCAGGCGTGGTCAAGAATCTTTGCATTTCCTTAAACAAATGCAAAGCTTTTTCCGCATACTTTTTTTCGCCCGAAGCTATGGCGTATTCTGCAAAAGCGATTGCTGCAAATGATTCTGAGAATACATAACGGCGTTTTCTGAGCGGTCGCCCGTCCTCGGTTACTTCAAAAAACATTCTGCCATCGGTGTCAAAACAATGGTTTTCTAAAAATTCTACGCAAGTTTTTGAAGCGGCTAAATATTCAGGATTTGGCTCAATCTGGTTGTATGCCATCGCTGCGATAAATCCAAAACGCCCTTGAAACCAAACGGATTTTGTAGTATCCATCAAACTCCCATCTTGGTTAAGGCAAGTGTACAAGCCTCCGTGTTTGCGATCGATTCCGTTCTTTAACCAAAAGGGTAATATATCTTGTGTAAGTTGCTCTCTATAAGATTTTTGCCAATCCTTCAAATATTGTTTTACATTCATTTCTTAAAAAATTAATTGCGTAAAGATACATTTTTTTAATTTTTTATGAAATGATAAAATTCTTGTTTTTAAATCTATTTTTTAATTTTTTCGCCACATACTTTGCAATATCTTGCATCTTTATCATTATCATGATTTCCGCAACGATCACAGATCAATACAAATGAACGGTATTTATAACGATTGATTTCCGAGGTTACAATTCCCGTAGGAACTGCAATGATGCTATACCCGCAGAGCATCAAAACTACTGATAGGAATTGCCCCATCGGGGTAACTGGCGAAATGTCTCCATACCCCACCGTGGTAATGGTTACCACTGCCCAATAAATGCAGGTAGGGATATCGACAAAACCATTTTCTCCGCCTTCGATTACATACATCAATGCGCCCACAATTACGACTAGAATGACTATAAAAATCATAAAAATATAGATTTTTCTTGAATTTTTCTTGAGTGCATCCATAATGAAGGCTCCATCATACATGTAATCCATTAGATTGAAAATCCTAAAGACTCGCAAGATTCTGAGCAATCGGATAATCATAAAGAATTTGGTCATCGGGAAAATTAAGCTCAAGAAAAATGGTACAATCGAAACAAAATCTATGATTCCCATAAAGCTAAAAATATAGCTTAACTTATTACGAACCACCCAAATACGCATAATATATTCTATACTGAAGAGGATAGAGATTATCCACTCTACGGTGAAAAATAATTCATGGTATTTATCGTTTAGGCTATTGATGCTTTCTAAAACTACGGTGAGCGTGCTGATGATGATTAAAATCAAAAGCGTGATGTCGAATAGCTTACCGAGTGGCGTGTCTGAATAATATATGATTCTAAAGACATCCCACTTCCAACCTCTTTCTGGGATTAAATTATGTTCTCTTAATTGTTTTCTCCTTCTTCGTATCATCAATCAAATGGTTTTTCACAAAATAAGACAAAAATACTAAATGTACAAAGTACAATAATTTATTTAAAACTCGTTTTTTTTGTTTACGAAAAATGCAGAGAATCTAGTCCTCTGCATCTTACATTTAATTAAAAAAAGTATCAAAATGATTTTTTAGTCGTTGTCGTCGCCGTAATATTTTTCGCCGATTTTAATTCGCTCACGACCATTCTGAAGACGCCAGTGGTTGCTATCTCTAAGCGAGTATGCACAGCCACAATATTCTTGCATGTAGAATCTTTCTCGCTTGCTGATTTCGAGCATTCGGGCAGATCCTCCTTTTTTGCGCCAGTTGTGTGTCCAGTAAGTTATGCCTTCATATTTTTCGGCAGCACGCTCTCCACAATCATTGATTTGGGCAAAATTCTTCCATCTTGAAATCCCCAGAGAGCTTGTAATGGTATCGAAACCATTCTCATACGCATACAAAGCGGTACGCTCAAATCGCATGTCAAAGCACATGGTGCAACGAATGCCTCGCTCTGGTTCAAACTCCATTCCACGTGCACGCTCATACCAGTTGTCTACATCATAATCTGCATCAATAATTGGAATATTATGCTTTTCGGCATAGCGAATGTTTTCATCTTTTCTTAAATCGTATTCCTTCTTTGGGTGAATATTGGGGTTATAAAAAAAGATGGTAAAATCGATGCCAGAAGCCATGATTGCCTCCATCACTTCGCCTGAGCAAGGGGCACAACATGAGTGCAAAAGCAATTTTTTTCCGCCATTTGGCAATACCAATTTATCTCGTTTCACGGTAGTATCCATACAATTTATTTAAAGCTTGGGTGCCAAAGATACTACATTTAGATAGATTAACAAATTAGATTTTCTTTGCTTTTAATTATACCCAAAAAAAGAAAACAGCCTGAATGTATGCAAATTAATCTGGCATCCTAGCTTTATACCTAAGCTATGATTATACTCAAACTTGTTTAAATAACCTGTATTGTAAAATGTGGGGTCGTATTCCAGACCTAGATAAATTATTTCTGAAATTCTAAATTTAATAGGAATACTCAATCCAAAGGAAGTGTACTCAATCTTCGAGTTGCGTTTATTATCATAAAACTCATCTCGTCCTCTAAAGGTAACATTCATTCCATAGCCTACATCAAATCGATTAAATCTGTGATTATTAGTCAGCTTCAGAACATCGGTATATGCATTCCCATAATGGGAAAAAAGAATATATCTTGGTAATTGTAGATGACTTTCGTAAATAAGATTTATATATTGATTAGGGGAATGATAATACCCTACTCCCAATCCGTATGCAAGCCTGAAATTATCGCCATCACCGTTTTCTATTTCTTTGTAAAAATTGGTGTACAATGGGCTATCAAAATTCAAGAAAACCTCATTTTTATGATTCCCTACTCCAAATTTTTTATAAGTAGAGCTTTTCTCATGAGTGTCTATAAAAATAGAAGCTGGATAGGAATATTGCTTATCATTTTTTAAATCAACTAGCAATCCTAGTCCTAAATTATAAAAGTTATTGACCAATGTCAAAGAATGAGTACTTGGCACCAAGTACTCATTCTCAACACTGTCTGTTATTATCTCAAACTTCAAATCTTTTTCACTTCTTTTGGCTAAAATTTCAAATCTATTATTTTCACTTTCAATTGTGTCTTGATTGTAAATCATCTTGGCAGGTTCGTTTACATATATGGTAACTCCCTTATTTTTACCATTGAACAAAGACGCACAAGAACTTAAACTCAAAACAAGTAGACAAAAACTTATATACTTCATAATCAAAAAAATTAAGTTTAGAGATAATTATTTTTTACAAATTAAACGCCCTCTTCTTCTTTGGGCTTTACAAACCAAGGTCTTGCCGATGGAGTAAACAGCAAGATAAGTGCAATTATCTGCAATAAGCATGAAATTGCATAGAA
Coding sequences within:
- a CDS encoding sodium:solute symporter family protein; this encodes MRHLRYILALCFSLFMIFGLVAQNKIETAEVYNFSELKNKYFDEGLAGSAFGKVGDYFIVAGGSSFPEGKPWQNGKKYLSKEVFVFKQNKNQKFELVYQGDNLPEAVAEPAYVSLPEGLLIIGGQTNNGYTDKVYLIKYDSGNIQIKDFPSLPVPVRAAAACELKGKIYVLGGQLENGSSSQQFLQLDLYLKNSDWSKLSDYPLPVSGAALVAQQDGSGISLFALGGRNQPKGELTTFYAEVYNYNKNQWVKKQNIQIEQKDFPLAVASAGAVGASSIVIVGGDHGDTFHQVEKAIQQENTALRDSLWQNHKGFNNKVLVYNTITDAWFAMKQDLKNPTAVTGTVSDKQSLYVMGGEERAGVRSPYIMHYEFQDKSNFGWINYAVLILYFGGMLLLGFFFMKNNNNTDDYFKASGRIPWWAAGISIFATTLSAITFISIPAKTYASDWRMFMFNMSIILAAPFIIKYFLPFFLRFNFDTAYQYLEARFNRLTRWVAATLFLFFMVSRIAIVLFLPSLALNAVTGFSVYYSILIMSIVTIIYSTSGGMEAVVWGDVIQGFILIVGAFAALVFMLMGVEGGLSGFWETTIEYHKMKTFDFDFNFSEPVFWVVLLGGFANTMISYTSDQSVVQRYMTTKDEKSTAKSIWLNGIISVPVSVLFFLLGTGLFAFYKSNPADFSITNPNVDSVFPQFIVSEMPIGFAGLLIAAIFAAAMSTLSSNINSASAVLVNDFYKIIFPNIELKKQMKAAQFSGILIGLLGMAMALVLATWNIASLWDQFNTFLGLLTSGLGALFILGIFFPRVNGKSALLGVICGVFILYLVKDHTPISFLLYGLIGLVASIGLALFFSLFTKNNKDFTGLTWKTRKLKK
- a CDS encoding YhcH/YjgK/YiaL family protein; this encodes MILSNLKNSSRYENLHPAFKKAFDYIKSHDLLNAELGKIYLDDDNLFIANSNSTLKKKEEQVLEYHKKYIDIQIVLEGKEIIGWKDLDECTDEKQAYLEEKDCGLYNDAATSYFELQPNDFVIFYPEDAHAPVIGEGTVRKLVVKVKI
- a CDS encoding epoxyqueuosine reductase QueH, with amino-acid sequence MDTTVKRDKLVLPNGGKKLLLHSCCAPCSGEVMEAIMASGIDFTIFFYNPNIHPKKEYDLRKDENIRYAEKHNIPIIDADYDVDNWYERARGMEFEPERGIRCTMCFDMRFERTALYAYENGFDTITSSLGISRWKNFAQINDCGERAAEKYEGITYWTHNWRKKGGSARMLEISKRERFYMQEYCGCAYSLRDSNHWRLQNGRERIKIGEKYYGDDND
- a CDS encoding alpha-L-fucosidase; amino-acid sequence: MNKKNMILGVASALFLACATPNKINQIAGAPAPYGATPTDLQVKWNQLEYYAFAHFNMNTFTDREWGYGDEDPKKFNPTEFDAEQWARIVKDAGMKGIILTAKHHDGFCLWPSAYTEHSIKNSPYKNGKGDIVKEVADACKKYGLKFGVYLSPWDRNHPGYATAEYVEYFHNQLKELMTNYGNIYEVWFDGANGGDGYYGGARETRKIDSKTYYEWDKVTEIVRKHQPKAIIWGDAVDARWVGNEKGIAAVTNWSTLDRDSIIPGKDNRRFLVNGIKGGKDWSPAEADVSTRPGWYYHKNQDNQVKTLPHLLDIYYKSVGRNANLLLNIPIDTRGLIHENDEKQLMRLGEKLKEDFAHPVLKSVKIEVSNIRNNNKAFSPKNLLDDDLDTYWALDDNKKTGFVIFKFKEPQTFNRFLAQENIRLGQRVEAFSIEAQIDGKWQKIGEGTTIGYKRILRFRPVTATALRFNIESSLATPVISTVQLYNAPTLLTTPHIDRNRNGEVTLSADDLGVDIYYLVLPENQNISNSDFDKNAKLYQSPFQLKQGIVLAKSVDAKTKKSSDIINRRFSFAKKDFKIISPKEQDRMQRMVDDNEQSWWASPVAEVPGIVLDLGNLQNVKELIYTPPTGSGVLGIVKKYEVETSTDGKNWTPVAQGEFDNIENNPITQNIVFKNALKTRFLKLKALQTLDGKQRLGAAEVGVIVE
- a CDS encoding ion transporter, with translation MIRRRRKQLREHNLIPERGWKWDVFRIIYYSDTPLGKLFDITLLILIIISTLTVVLESINSLNDKYHELFFTVEWIISILFSIEYIMRIWVVRNKLSYIFSFMGIIDFVSIVPFFLSLIFPMTKFFMIIRLLRILRVFRIFNLMDYMYDGAFIMDALKKNSRKIYIFMIFIVILVVIVGALMYVIEGGENGFVDIPTCIYWAVVTITTVGYGDISPVTPMGQFLSVVLMLCGYSIIAVPTGIVTSEINRYKYRSFVLICDRCGNHDNDKDARYCKVCGEKIKK
- a CDS encoding AGE family epimerase/isomerase is translated as MNVKQYLKDWQKSYREQLTQDILPFWLKNGIDRKHGGLYTCLNQDGSLMDTTKSVWFQGRFGFIAAMAYNQIEPNPEYLAASKTCVEFLENHCFDTDGRMFFEVTEDGRPLRKRRYVFSESFAAIAFAEYAIASGEKKYAEKALHLFKEMQRFLTTPGILEPKYTDTLPMKGHSIIMILINTASRIRLAIQDDALNQQIDDSIEILERDFLKPEFKALLEVVGENGEFIDTNAGRLINPGHCIETAWFILEEAKNRNWDKKLTDLGLKILDWSWDWGWDKEYGGIINFRDCKNLPCQDYAQDMKFWWPQTEAIIANLYAYLATKDKKYLEKHQLISEWTYKHFPDEKHGEWYGYLHRDGSVAQPAKGNLFKGPFHIPRMMIYGSLLCDEILKTD